Within Amycolatopsis sp. FDAARGOS 1241, the genomic segment GGTCTCCACCCGCTCGTAGGTCCAGCCGGTCAGCCCGAGCGCCTCGAACGCCGCGCGGTGCAACACCGGTGAGAGCGAGTGCTCCACCGGTTTGCCCAGCACCGCCGCTTTGCGCGGCACGTCAGAAGACACCACGTTGCTGCGCCAAGAGCCGGTTCTTGTTGTGCTCGGTGTTGGTCGAGGCGAAGCAGGAGTGCCCGTCCTTCTCGCACTTCACGAAGTACAGCCAGTTGCCTTCCGCCGGATCGAGCGCCGCCTTGATGGCGGCCGTGCTCGGCACACCGATCGGGGTCGGCGGGAGATCGTAGTTCAGGTACGTGTTGTACGGACCGGGGGCTTGGCGATCCGCGGTGTTGGTCAGCAGGGTCGGTTTGTCGACCACGTAGTTCACGGTGGAGTCGAGCCCCAGCTTGATCCTCTGGTCGAGCCGGTTGTAGATGACCCGCGAGATCTTCGGGAAGTCGTCGGTGATCGCCTCGCGCTCGATCAGCGACGCGATGATCAGCGTCCGGTACGGTGTCTGCTTCGGCCCGGTGTTCTGCGCGCTGAGGCCCGCGGCCTGGATCGCGTCGGCGGACTGCTTGATGAGGTTCGTCATCAGCTCCGTCGCGCTCCAGCCCGGTTTGACGTCGTAGAGTCCCGGCGCGATGAGTCCTTCGATGCGCTTGTCCTTGCTCAACGCCTTCTGCGAGTCGTTCACCGCCCAGTCGGGCACGCCGAGGGTCTTGAGGTCGGCGTCGGCGACCGTCTTGCGCAGCTCGTCGGTGGAGATGCAGGTGCTCTTGCCGTCGAGGTCGGCGCACGAGGCCTTCGAGATCAGCGAGTAGATCCCAGGCGCGACCTTGTCGCCGGGCTGCTTGACGTCGTCGAGCTGCATGTACGGGCGGATTTCGAGCCGCCCGACGTGCGCGGCCGGCGACGTGATCAGGGTGACCGCGCTGTCGCCGGACATGTGCTGCTTGAGCAGGTAGTAGCCCTGCTGGATGCGGCTGAGCGCCGTGTTGTCCTCACCGGCCTTGACGAACGCCTTCGTGCTCGCGACGACGCCCGCCTTCACCAGCTTGCTGCCGATGGCCGAGGTCGTGTCGCCGTCCTCGACCTGGATGAGCGCGCTGCCCTCGCCGGCGCCGTCGTAGTCGTCGTAGCCGAAGAGCTTGTGGTAGCCGTAGTACGCGCCGCCGGCGAAGAGCACGAGCACCATCAGCGCCGCGACCCAGCCGATCGCGCGCTTGCCGCGCTTGCGCCTTTTCTTGACGGGGGCGGGTTCTTCGGCGAACTCCTCTTCTTCGTACTCGGCGTCGGGGTCTTCGTCGTACTCGTCGTAAGCCTCGTCGTATTCGCCGTCGTACTCGCGGTACTCGTCTTCGTAGTCGTCTTCGCCGAAGAGGTCATCGAACCGCTCACCCTCCTGCGGGGCGGGGTCCTGAACAGTCGGGAGCACGTCCGTCGGGTGCTCCACGGGCGGTGGCGGGCGCCGGCGCCGCGGACCGGGCTGCGGCTGGTCGCCCGGCCGGCCCAACCGGGGGTCGCGCGGCATGGAGCCTTCGGCGAACCGCGGGTCGGGCGGCATGGAACCATCCGGTGGGCCGGCGAACCGCGGGTCCGGCGGCATCGAACCGTCGGCCGGGCCATTGAAGCGCAGGTCCGGCGGCATGGAACCGTCCGGCGGACGGGCAAACCGCGGATCCGACGGCATCGAACCATCCAGCGGACCGTTGAACCGCGGGTCCGGCGGCATGGGGCCATCCGGCGGGCCGGTAAACCGCGGATCCGGCGGCATGGAGCCGTCCGGCGGCCCGGGGCGGCGGACCGGACGCGACGGACCCGGTTCGGGCATCGGGACGTCACCGGTGTCCGAGCGCGGACGGCGGCGCGGCGGTGGGGGCGCGACGTCGCCCGGTTCGGCCCGGGGACGGCGGCGCGGTGGACCAGGCGGCGGACCCGGTGGCGGCGGCACGTCGCCGGCACCGCGCGGATCGCCCGAAGGCTGCGGCAGGTCACCCCGCGACGGGGCAGCGGGAGGCGGCGGGACGTCGCCGGGGCCCGGACGACGGCGGCGGCCGGTCGCGGGAGCCGGCGGGATTTCGGCGGGCAGCGCGACCTCGCCCGCGTCTTCACGACGCCGCCGGCGGCCACCGCTCGGCGGCGGAGGCGCCTCACCGGCGTCCTCGCGGCGCCGGCGCCGGCCACCGCTCGGAGGCGGAGC encodes:
- the mltG gene encoding endolytic transglycosylase MltG; translated protein: MPSDPRFARPPDGSMPPDLRFNGPADGSMPPDPRFAGPPDGSMPPDPRFAEGSMPRDPRLGRPGDQPQPGPRRRRPPPPVEHPTDVLPTVQDPAPQEGERFDDLFGEDDYEDEYREYDGEYDEAYDEYDEDPDAEYEEEEFAEEPAPVKKRRKRGKRAIGWVAALMVLVLFAGGAYYGYHKLFGYDDYDGAGEGSALIQVEDGDTTSAIGSKLVKAGVVASTKAFVKAGEDNTALSRIQQGYYLLKQHMSGDSAVTLITSPAAHVGRLEIRPYMQLDDVKQPGDKVAPGIYSLISKASCADLDGKSTCISTDELRKTVADADLKTLGVPDWAVNDSQKALSKDKRIEGLIAPGLYDVKPGWSATELMTNLIKQSADAIQAAGLSAQNTGPKQTPYRTLIIASLIEREAITDDFPKISRVIYNRLDQRIKLGLDSTVNYVVDKPTLLTNTADRQAPGPYNTYLNYDLPPTPIGVPSTAAIKAALDPAEGNWLYFVKCEKDGHSCFASTNTEHNKNRLLAQQRGVF